In Alosa sapidissima isolate fAloSap1 chromosome 4, fAloSap1.pri, whole genome shotgun sequence, the following are encoded in one genomic region:
- the nckap5l gene encoding nck-associated protein 5-like isoform X1: MHRGEPASKVVMSEEAELRECNEAFESEEGDVDPFLEEEEGEEEEETESSRELMERLRELEAENSALALANESQREAYERCLDEVANHVVQALLNQKDLREECIKLKMRVFDLERQNRTLTELFTQKLHTNPNPLQQLPSVTLAEHNLDATVTSTEKMVASHCQGEAKNTGDRTQNGTPSQARGPATSMDALSPFFKKKAHILEVLRKLEESDPLKFHPSSCLGSYHDMGQTLFPGDFPGTSISRAPHCRHSSSDSDIHEYASGEGALQDDRGRGHGGCPSCRLLTQKSSLDSLLKATPGHSGSFAAAAAIALPVREEGVGGQMWVDSHQQGAVAGAPDPHVGILSLESTSHPYTHSTRTDCRAASGSESEASDRSQEPLDKARSLLHHKDKAVEKLSLRKSLSRGSDSVLQGEDGKHAETPQSQSPDQSHADPECCYLVVDSDATVMDEECEDGEKVCNGVYFSSNETSVSKKVAVDSYSPAPVPEKNGSASSQPQQQSSGKSKFALSPTSPPSCLSEAKPSPIASPSRLLKFLKIPAIGERPQTAQALRLSPQLTRSSKIPCRNNNYEVYHSPVMPRKATTTEREKVSSSTSSPKTDTYPGTHSAPTSPPKPDDNLCSPVPVKEVSYSSHSAPKPNRTSKGAPIPSSQSQRNSQKVPHYENVSELAASNGLPQFIPYSEVDRGTPEKQQRNTCDDKLLSPPSKTSDSSPATGDSPSDSSDEEETDTESPVWHKPHQHFSLPSSSSSASSKAQRVSTYSSMKDRPQERIAPEVVQPQTVEAVQSAQPTTGSRKGDQPPSLPKRTVSAKPPNETSHHPFKERLAALGKLKSNEDLHQPLDKKEAQCIVVRTPASSAPGNNERSKTAERQGDRSVVEHRHTKYTDSLDGKPYPKTSLAGYTKYPSTCHEVSPKSAVATGSASKGELETFSPRVYVAKSEGPKIKMGMSSSTDPPVVMRSYGKCQVPPNHHSKTSPSPQNSPTKVPSKSPSKAGQASSYPRGMKPAHDDRGQAQKHPARPEDKSKLTASKKKFVHAESFPPPPPPRPPVETSASTQSLEEKKPLVASGPQSAIEQKVMRGIEENMLKLQEQDRTQAVETKQKTSNGIASWFGLKKSKLPALSRKPEMSKLRLNMSSSSSSSASSAANSKAGPRKVVESLNISKLMEKAEDLRKALEEERAYVNGVGVGMPLDRTGRGHSCEVVMDPAQGQLALMYRGVTADNFMQQLLNRVDDKGAPSFGMAHRRLSFDSKRSQPTFLHQRNGMSHTKSRDEMDKGPDMVGRDEVISDENLAESMSSQHFTGSGASMRTLDSGIGTFPLPDYASSAAGKSIPKTKPHGEQGFSASQGKHGPLMKVPRKARTLERELSSLEEVNPSALYGGGLEGKGPSMHLSSTIHEDIDAYGAHMQPPPSKNWTFPNLKGSAGPADVYIGVQGDLEPSGQGTPSRRKQAVPQGPREVDPSSLPLAPQMGLSRRGKSRIPGGPEVSKEGGLELVKERPDDILSPSRPQALETPESLSDSLYDSLSSCGSQG; encoded by the exons GCTGAGAATTCGGCCCTTGCTCTCGCAAATGAAAGCCAGAGAGAGGCATATGAGAGGTGCCTGGACGAG gtTGCCAACCATGTGGTACAGGCTCTTCTTAATCAAAAG GACCTACGGGAGGAATGCATCAAGCTGAAAATGCGTGTCTTTGATCTAGAGAGGCAAAACAGGACGTTGACAGAGCTCTTCACACAAAAACTCCACACAAATCCTAATCCCCTTCAACAG TTGCCATCGGTGACTCTTGCAGAGCACAATTTGGACGCCACTGTGACGAGCACAGAGAAGATGGTAGCGTCTCACTGCCAGGGGGAAGCCAAG AACACTGGTGATCGCACACAGAATGGTACCCCAAGCCAAGCTCGAGGCCCAGCCACCTCCATGGACGCCCTGTCTCCATTTTTCAAGAAGAAAGCACACATCCTGGAAGTTCTCCGCAAGCTGGAGGAGTCCGACCCGCTGAAGTTCCACCCGTCATCCTGCCTGGGGTCCTACCACGACATGGGCCAGACGCTGTTTCCGGGAGACTTCCCGGGGACCTCTATCTCCCGGGCGCCTCACTGCAGACACTCCAGCTCGGACTCTGACATCCACGAGTATGCCAGCGGGGAGGGGGCGCTTCAAGATGACCGCGGCCGAGGACACGGGGGCTGCCCCTCCTGCCGGCTCCTCACTCAGAAAAGCAGCCTGGACAGCCTGCTCAAGGCCACGCCGGGACACAGCGGCTCTttcgctgctgctgccgccatcGCTCTGCCAGTTCGAGAGGAGGGCGTCGGCGGGCAGATGTGGGTGGACAGTCACCAGCAGGGGGCAGTGGCAGGTGCTCCCGATCCGCATGTTGGCATCCTTTCCCTGGAGAGCACAAGCCATCCCTACACGCACAGCACACGGACGGACTGCAGAGCAGCGAGCGGGTCTGAGTCGGAGGCGTCTGACCGCAGCCAGGAGCCATTAGACAAGGCCAGGAGTCTGCTGCATCACAAGGACAAAGCAGTGGAGAAGTTGTCGCTTCGGAAATCCTTGTCCAGAGGTTCCGACAGCGTCCTTCAAGGTGAGGATGGAAAGCATGCGGAGACGCCACAATCTCAGAGCCCGGATCAAAGTCACGCCGACCCGGAGTGTTGCTACCTGGTGGTGGACAGTGATGCTACTGTGATGGACGAGGAATGTGAGGACGGCGAGAAGGTCTGCAACGGGGTCTATTTCTCCTCCAACGAGACGTCTGTATCCAAGAAGGTGGCCGTGGACTCCTACTCCCCGGCTCCCGTGCCGGAGAAGAACGGCTCGGCCTCCTCGCAGCCGCAGCAGCAATCCTCTGGGAAAAGCAAATTTGCACTCAGCCCCACCTCCCCGCCCTCATGCCTTAGCGAGGCCAAGCCCTCCCCGATCGCCTCCCCGTCGCGGCTGCTCAAGTTCCTCAAGATCCCCGCGATCGGGGAGCGACCTCAGACTGCTCAAGCCTTACGCCTCAGTCCTCAGCTCACTCGGAGCTCCAAGATTCCCTGCCGGAACAACAACTACGAGGTGTACCACTCGCCCGTGATGCCCCGCAAAGCCACCACCACGGAGAGGGAGAAGGTGTCCTCGTCGACGTCCTCTCCCAAAACAGACACTTACCCTGGCACGCACTCTGCGCCTACATCACCCCCAAAGCCGGACGACAACCTCTGTTCCCCTGTCCCTGTGAAGGAGGTAAGCTACAGCAGCCACTCGGCGCCCAAACCTAACCGAACCTCTAAAGGGGCACCCATTCCTTCATCCCAGTCACAGAGGAACTCACAGAAGGTACCCCACTATGAGAATGTGTCCGAGCTTGCTGCATCGAATGGTTTGCCACAGTTCATCCCCTACTCTGAAGTAGACAGAGGCACCCCAGAGAAACAACAGAGGAACACGTGCGACGACAAGTTGCTCAGTCCTCCCTCCAAGACTTCGGATTCGTCCCCAGCCACGGGTGACTCGCCCTCGGACTCCTCAGACGAGGAGGAGACTGACACGGAGAGTCCCGTGTGGCACAAACCCCACCAACACTTCAGCCTGCCATCCTCCTCGTCGTCAGCCTCCAGCAAGGCCCAGCGAGTGTCCACTTACTCCAGCATGAAGGACCGGCCACAGGAGAGAATAGCACCCGAAGTTGTTCAGCCACAGACTGTTGAGGCTGTCCAGTCGGCTCAGCCAACGACGGGCTCCAGGAAAGGAGACCAGCCCCCATCACTGCCCAAAAGGACGGTCTCCGCCAAACCCCCGAACGAGACCAGCCATCACCCTTTCAAAGAGCGCCTGGCTGCTCTCGGCAAGCTGAAGAGCAACGAGGATCTGCACCAGCCCTTGGATAAAAAAGAAGCACAGTGTATTGTGGTTAGAACACCTGCATCTTCTGCCCCTGGCAATAATGAGCGAAGTAAAACCGCAGAACGACAAGGCGACCGCAGCGTGGTTGAACATAGGCACACAAAGTATACTGATTCTTTGGATGGAAAACCTTACCCCAAGACTAGCTTAGCAGGCTACACCAAGTATCCTAGTACATGTCATGAAGTAAGCCCTAAGTCAGCAGTAGCTACAGGATCTGCCAGTAAAGGAGAATTGGAGACTTTCTCTCCAAGGGTTTATGTTGCCAAATCCGAAGGCCCAAAGATAAAAATGGGAATGTCATCGTCAACCGACCCCCCCGTTGTGATGCGTAGCTATGGAAAATGCCAAGTTCCACCAAACCACCACAGCAAGACTTCCCCAAGTCCCCAGAATAGTCCCACCAAGGTCCCGTCCAAGTCGCCCTCGAAAGCTGGCCAAGCGTCCTCCTACCCCCGAGGCATGAAGCCTGCTCATGACGACCGTGGCCAGGCTCAGAAGCACCCTGCGCGGCCAGAGGACAAGTCAAAGCTCACCGCCAGCAAGAAGAAGTTTGTACACGCTGAGAgcttcccccctcctcctcctcccagacCTCCGGTCGAAACATCTGCCAGCACGCAGTCGCTGGAGGAGAAGAAGCCTCTGGTAGCCTCCGGCCCACAGTCAGCCATCGAGCAGAAGGTGATGCGAGGGATCGAGGAGAACATGCTGAAGCTCCAGGAGCAGGACCGCACCCAAGCTGTGGAGACCAAGCAGAAGACCTCCAACGGCATCGCCAGCTGGTTCGGCCTGAAGAAGAGCAAGCTGCCGGCCCTCAGCCGCAAGCCTGAGATGTCCAAACTCAGGCTCAACATGTCGTCGTCCTCTTCGTCCTCTGCCTCCTCCGCAGCCAACTCAAAAGCTGGCCCAAGGAAGGTGGTGGAGAGCCTGAACATCTCGAAGCTGATGGAAAAAGCAGAAGATCTCAGGAAAGCCCTtgaggaggagagggcctaCGTGAATGGGGTGGGCGTTGGAATGCCCCTCGATCGCACTGGCAGGGGACATTCATGTGAGGTGGTGATGGACCCAGCACAGGGACAGCTCGCCCTAATGTACCGTGGAGTGACTGCTGATAACTTCATGCAGCAATTGTTAAACAG GGTGGACGACAAAGGAGCCCCCAGCTTTGGCATGGCTCACAGACGCCTCTCCTTTGACTCCAAAAGATCCCAACCCACATTCCTCCACCAGAGGAATGGCATGAGTCACACAAAGAGTCGGGATGAGATGGACAAG GGGCCAGACATGGTAGGTCGTGATGAGGTCATATCTGACGAGAACCTGGCAGAATCCATGAGCTCCCAACACTTCACAG GTTCTGGAGCCTCCATGCGTACACTGGACAGTGGCATTGGGACATTCCCTCTGCCCGACTATGCCAGCAGTGCCGCAGGCAAAAGCATCCCCAAGACAAAGCCCCACGGGGAGCAGGGGTTTTCCGCTTCCCAAGGGAAACACGGACCCCTAATGAAGGTTCCACGAAAGGCGCGCACTCTGGAGAGAGAGCTGTCGTCCCTGGAGGAGGTGAACCCATCTGCGCTGTATGGCGGAGGCCTCGAGGGGAAAGGGCCCAGCATGCATCTCTCCAGCACCATCCATGAAG ACATTGATGCCTATGGGGCCCATATGCAACCCCCACCATCTAAGAACTGGACCTTCCCCAACCTGAAGGGATCAGCGGGTCCTGCAGACGTCTACATCGGTGTCCAAGGAGATCTGGAGCCATCTGGGCAAGGAACGCCATCCAGAAGG AAACAGGCCGTGCCTCAGGGACCCAGAGAGGTGGATCCCAGCAGTCTCCCATTGGCCCCCCAAATGGGGCTGAGCCGGAGGGGGAAGAGCCGTATCCCGGGGGGGCCGGAGGTGAGCAAGGAGGGCGGACTGGAGCTGGTCAAGGAGCGACCGGACGACATCCTTTCCCCGAGCCGGCCGCAGGCCCTGGAGACGCCGGAGTCCCTGAGTGACTCGCTCTACGACAGCCTCTCGTCCTGTGGCAGCCAAGGCTAA
- the nckap5l gene encoding nck-associated protein 5-like isoform X2, with the protein MSEEAELRECNEAFESEEGDVDPFLEEEEGEEEEETESSRELMERLRELEAENSALALANESQREAYERCLDEVANHVVQALLNQKDLREECIKLKMRVFDLERQNRTLTELFTQKLHTNPNPLQQLPSVTLAEHNLDATVTSTEKMVASHCQGEAKNTGDRTQNGTPSQARGPATSMDALSPFFKKKAHILEVLRKLEESDPLKFHPSSCLGSYHDMGQTLFPGDFPGTSISRAPHCRHSSSDSDIHEYASGEGALQDDRGRGHGGCPSCRLLTQKSSLDSLLKATPGHSGSFAAAAAIALPVREEGVGGQMWVDSHQQGAVAGAPDPHVGILSLESTSHPYTHSTRTDCRAASGSESEASDRSQEPLDKARSLLHHKDKAVEKLSLRKSLSRGSDSVLQGEDGKHAETPQSQSPDQSHADPECCYLVVDSDATVMDEECEDGEKVCNGVYFSSNETSVSKKVAVDSYSPAPVPEKNGSASSQPQQQSSGKSKFALSPTSPPSCLSEAKPSPIASPSRLLKFLKIPAIGERPQTAQALRLSPQLTRSSKIPCRNNNYEVYHSPVMPRKATTTEREKVSSSTSSPKTDTYPGTHSAPTSPPKPDDNLCSPVPVKEVSYSSHSAPKPNRTSKGAPIPSSQSQRNSQKVPHYENVSELAASNGLPQFIPYSEVDRGTPEKQQRNTCDDKLLSPPSKTSDSSPATGDSPSDSSDEEETDTESPVWHKPHQHFSLPSSSSSASSKAQRVSTYSSMKDRPQERIAPEVVQPQTVEAVQSAQPTTGSRKGDQPPSLPKRTVSAKPPNETSHHPFKERLAALGKLKSNEDLHQPLDKKEAQCIVVRTPASSAPGNNERSKTAERQGDRSVVEHRHTKYTDSLDGKPYPKTSLAGYTKYPSTCHEVSPKSAVATGSASKGELETFSPRVYVAKSEGPKIKMGMSSSTDPPVVMRSYGKCQVPPNHHSKTSPSPQNSPTKVPSKSPSKAGQASSYPRGMKPAHDDRGQAQKHPARPEDKSKLTASKKKFVHAESFPPPPPPRPPVETSASTQSLEEKKPLVASGPQSAIEQKVMRGIEENMLKLQEQDRTQAVETKQKTSNGIASWFGLKKSKLPALSRKPEMSKLRLNMSSSSSSSASSAANSKAGPRKVVESLNISKLMEKAEDLRKALEEERAYVNGVGVGMPLDRTGRGHSCEVVMDPAQGQLALMYRGVTADNFMQQLLNRVDDKGAPSFGMAHRRLSFDSKRSQPTFLHQRNGMSHTKSRDEMDKGPDMVGRDEVISDENLAESMSSQHFTGSGASMRTLDSGIGTFPLPDYASSAAGKSIPKTKPHGEQGFSASQGKHGPLMKVPRKARTLERELSSLEEVNPSALYGGGLEGKGPSMHLSSTIHEDIDAYGAHMQPPPSKNWTFPNLKGSAGPADVYIGVQGDLEPSGQGTPSRRKQAVPQGPREVDPSSLPLAPQMGLSRRGKSRIPGGPEVSKEGGLELVKERPDDILSPSRPQALETPESLSDSLYDSLSSCGSQG; encoded by the exons GCTGAGAATTCGGCCCTTGCTCTCGCAAATGAAAGCCAGAGAGAGGCATATGAGAGGTGCCTGGACGAG gtTGCCAACCATGTGGTACAGGCTCTTCTTAATCAAAAG GACCTACGGGAGGAATGCATCAAGCTGAAAATGCGTGTCTTTGATCTAGAGAGGCAAAACAGGACGTTGACAGAGCTCTTCACACAAAAACTCCACACAAATCCTAATCCCCTTCAACAG TTGCCATCGGTGACTCTTGCAGAGCACAATTTGGACGCCACTGTGACGAGCACAGAGAAGATGGTAGCGTCTCACTGCCAGGGGGAAGCCAAG AACACTGGTGATCGCACACAGAATGGTACCCCAAGCCAAGCTCGAGGCCCAGCCACCTCCATGGACGCCCTGTCTCCATTTTTCAAGAAGAAAGCACACATCCTGGAAGTTCTCCGCAAGCTGGAGGAGTCCGACCCGCTGAAGTTCCACCCGTCATCCTGCCTGGGGTCCTACCACGACATGGGCCAGACGCTGTTTCCGGGAGACTTCCCGGGGACCTCTATCTCCCGGGCGCCTCACTGCAGACACTCCAGCTCGGACTCTGACATCCACGAGTATGCCAGCGGGGAGGGGGCGCTTCAAGATGACCGCGGCCGAGGACACGGGGGCTGCCCCTCCTGCCGGCTCCTCACTCAGAAAAGCAGCCTGGACAGCCTGCTCAAGGCCACGCCGGGACACAGCGGCTCTttcgctgctgctgccgccatcGCTCTGCCAGTTCGAGAGGAGGGCGTCGGCGGGCAGATGTGGGTGGACAGTCACCAGCAGGGGGCAGTGGCAGGTGCTCCCGATCCGCATGTTGGCATCCTTTCCCTGGAGAGCACAAGCCATCCCTACACGCACAGCACACGGACGGACTGCAGAGCAGCGAGCGGGTCTGAGTCGGAGGCGTCTGACCGCAGCCAGGAGCCATTAGACAAGGCCAGGAGTCTGCTGCATCACAAGGACAAAGCAGTGGAGAAGTTGTCGCTTCGGAAATCCTTGTCCAGAGGTTCCGACAGCGTCCTTCAAGGTGAGGATGGAAAGCATGCGGAGACGCCACAATCTCAGAGCCCGGATCAAAGTCACGCCGACCCGGAGTGTTGCTACCTGGTGGTGGACAGTGATGCTACTGTGATGGACGAGGAATGTGAGGACGGCGAGAAGGTCTGCAACGGGGTCTATTTCTCCTCCAACGAGACGTCTGTATCCAAGAAGGTGGCCGTGGACTCCTACTCCCCGGCTCCCGTGCCGGAGAAGAACGGCTCGGCCTCCTCGCAGCCGCAGCAGCAATCCTCTGGGAAAAGCAAATTTGCACTCAGCCCCACCTCCCCGCCCTCATGCCTTAGCGAGGCCAAGCCCTCCCCGATCGCCTCCCCGTCGCGGCTGCTCAAGTTCCTCAAGATCCCCGCGATCGGGGAGCGACCTCAGACTGCTCAAGCCTTACGCCTCAGTCCTCAGCTCACTCGGAGCTCCAAGATTCCCTGCCGGAACAACAACTACGAGGTGTACCACTCGCCCGTGATGCCCCGCAAAGCCACCACCACGGAGAGGGAGAAGGTGTCCTCGTCGACGTCCTCTCCCAAAACAGACACTTACCCTGGCACGCACTCTGCGCCTACATCACCCCCAAAGCCGGACGACAACCTCTGTTCCCCTGTCCCTGTGAAGGAGGTAAGCTACAGCAGCCACTCGGCGCCCAAACCTAACCGAACCTCTAAAGGGGCACCCATTCCTTCATCCCAGTCACAGAGGAACTCACAGAAGGTACCCCACTATGAGAATGTGTCCGAGCTTGCTGCATCGAATGGTTTGCCACAGTTCATCCCCTACTCTGAAGTAGACAGAGGCACCCCAGAGAAACAACAGAGGAACACGTGCGACGACAAGTTGCTCAGTCCTCCCTCCAAGACTTCGGATTCGTCCCCAGCCACGGGTGACTCGCCCTCGGACTCCTCAGACGAGGAGGAGACTGACACGGAGAGTCCCGTGTGGCACAAACCCCACCAACACTTCAGCCTGCCATCCTCCTCGTCGTCAGCCTCCAGCAAGGCCCAGCGAGTGTCCACTTACTCCAGCATGAAGGACCGGCCACAGGAGAGAATAGCACCCGAAGTTGTTCAGCCACAGACTGTTGAGGCTGTCCAGTCGGCTCAGCCAACGACGGGCTCCAGGAAAGGAGACCAGCCCCCATCACTGCCCAAAAGGACGGTCTCCGCCAAACCCCCGAACGAGACCAGCCATCACCCTTTCAAAGAGCGCCTGGCTGCTCTCGGCAAGCTGAAGAGCAACGAGGATCTGCACCAGCCCTTGGATAAAAAAGAAGCACAGTGTATTGTGGTTAGAACACCTGCATCTTCTGCCCCTGGCAATAATGAGCGAAGTAAAACCGCAGAACGACAAGGCGACCGCAGCGTGGTTGAACATAGGCACACAAAGTATACTGATTCTTTGGATGGAAAACCTTACCCCAAGACTAGCTTAGCAGGCTACACCAAGTATCCTAGTACATGTCATGAAGTAAGCCCTAAGTCAGCAGTAGCTACAGGATCTGCCAGTAAAGGAGAATTGGAGACTTTCTCTCCAAGGGTTTATGTTGCCAAATCCGAAGGCCCAAAGATAAAAATGGGAATGTCATCGTCAACCGACCCCCCCGTTGTGATGCGTAGCTATGGAAAATGCCAAGTTCCACCAAACCACCACAGCAAGACTTCCCCAAGTCCCCAGAATAGTCCCACCAAGGTCCCGTCCAAGTCGCCCTCGAAAGCTGGCCAAGCGTCCTCCTACCCCCGAGGCATGAAGCCTGCTCATGACGACCGTGGCCAGGCTCAGAAGCACCCTGCGCGGCCAGAGGACAAGTCAAAGCTCACCGCCAGCAAGAAGAAGTTTGTACACGCTGAGAgcttcccccctcctcctcctcccagacCTCCGGTCGAAACATCTGCCAGCACGCAGTCGCTGGAGGAGAAGAAGCCTCTGGTAGCCTCCGGCCCACAGTCAGCCATCGAGCAGAAGGTGATGCGAGGGATCGAGGAGAACATGCTGAAGCTCCAGGAGCAGGACCGCACCCAAGCTGTGGAGACCAAGCAGAAGACCTCCAACGGCATCGCCAGCTGGTTCGGCCTGAAGAAGAGCAAGCTGCCGGCCCTCAGCCGCAAGCCTGAGATGTCCAAACTCAGGCTCAACATGTCGTCGTCCTCTTCGTCCTCTGCCTCCTCCGCAGCCAACTCAAAAGCTGGCCCAAGGAAGGTGGTGGAGAGCCTGAACATCTCGAAGCTGATGGAAAAAGCAGAAGATCTCAGGAAAGCCCTtgaggaggagagggcctaCGTGAATGGGGTGGGCGTTGGAATGCCCCTCGATCGCACTGGCAGGGGACATTCATGTGAGGTGGTGATGGACCCAGCACAGGGACAGCTCGCCCTAATGTACCGTGGAGTGACTGCTGATAACTTCATGCAGCAATTGTTAAACAG GGTGGACGACAAAGGAGCCCCCAGCTTTGGCATGGCTCACAGACGCCTCTCCTTTGACTCCAAAAGATCCCAACCCACATTCCTCCACCAGAGGAATGGCATGAGTCACACAAAGAGTCGGGATGAGATGGACAAG GGGCCAGACATGGTAGGTCGTGATGAGGTCATATCTGACGAGAACCTGGCAGAATCCATGAGCTCCCAACACTTCACAG GTTCTGGAGCCTCCATGCGTACACTGGACAGTGGCATTGGGACATTCCCTCTGCCCGACTATGCCAGCAGTGCCGCAGGCAAAAGCATCCCCAAGACAAAGCCCCACGGGGAGCAGGGGTTTTCCGCTTCCCAAGGGAAACACGGACCCCTAATGAAGGTTCCACGAAAGGCGCGCACTCTGGAGAGAGAGCTGTCGTCCCTGGAGGAGGTGAACCCATCTGCGCTGTATGGCGGAGGCCTCGAGGGGAAAGGGCCCAGCATGCATCTCTCCAGCACCATCCATGAAG ACATTGATGCCTATGGGGCCCATATGCAACCCCCACCATCTAAGAACTGGACCTTCCCCAACCTGAAGGGATCAGCGGGTCCTGCAGACGTCTACATCGGTGTCCAAGGAGATCTGGAGCCATCTGGGCAAGGAACGCCATCCAGAAGG AAACAGGCCGTGCCTCAGGGACCCAGAGAGGTGGATCCCAGCAGTCTCCCATTGGCCCCCCAAATGGGGCTGAGCCGGAGGGGGAAGAGCCGTATCCCGGGGGGGCCGGAGGTGAGCAAGGAGGGCGGACTGGAGCTGGTCAAGGAGCGACCGGACGACATCCTTTCCCCGAGCCGGCCGCAGGCCCTGGAGACGCCGGAGTCCCTGAGTGACTCGCTCTACGACAGCCTCTCGTCCTGTGGCAGCCAAGGCTAA